The genomic region ACCAGGTCAGTACAATGGGAGTCACGTTTGATTTTTCCGTTGGGTCTGTCAGACCCAAGCAAACATGAGGGATCGATATgtccaaattttaaaaagattaagaacttaaatgtattttcaaattctCGAAGATTTAAATGTCCACAAATTAAAAGATTAAAGACCTATTTATCATTTTCCCAAAAATAAACAATAATTTTCCAATACTCTAATGCATCAAAACAAGCCAAAATCCTTAAATCGCAGCAGCTCTAAAAAATTTAGGGTgtatttagtttttgtttttatattttatttttatttttactatttttttatacaaaaacgGTTGAATACTTAATAAAACTCTCTACATTTCGTAGTAACTTCATATATaatatatgatatataatttttattatcattAATGGAGAGTATGCAAGAGACTCTAGTCAAAATGTAAATAGAGACTAGGAGAATGATCGcttaaaaagatgaaaaaaaaagttGCAAAAGCTTTATTATTATCAACTTAAATCACACTTTATTGTGTATttaaaaattgtacataaatcATTTTATATTAGTAAAGATTAGTTTTTCACATAAATCGTAtttctttaatatattttaggtataaaatatataaattattacaCTTTGAaactatttatattattttaaaaattcagtATCCTAATAtaatttatatgtattttttgAAAACACTTCAAAGCATAAATTATTATAGAGTAAAACATATAATCTTTtagtaatttatatattattaaaaatagagAATTCAcgttttgaaaattgatttaaaaaaatcaaGTAATATTgatctctttattttatttttttcactctTTTATTAACTGTGATATTTAATTACTTGCTGAAACCTAATTTTGTAAATTTGATAAGAATATtctcttgccaagagtttatatTGGCCGTGCAGTCTAACTACCTAGCTTGAACGATGAGTAGGGGTGTCAAAAATTTTTTGGAGGCGGGGATCTCTACGAAGACTATTCTGAATGGGGCTTTAATGGTGGAGAATTTTTTTCGTGGGAATAGAGATGGGGAGCAAAATTTTTTCGAGACAGGCGTGGGACTCGAGCGGGGATTCCCGCCCCATTTCcgataattttcaaattttttaacttACTTACTAACCCttactttatttttaatatagGAATTTTTTAGTAAATTTACTCATTAAAAATCTTAACCCTATTGTTCAAGAATTTATTTTATAGACTATGATTTGCTatgttatatttctggacttataATCTTGAATAAAATATGCTTGTgtgtttgtaataatattttgtagtttgtttttttatttttttaatatttttattataattttcatATAAATGTTAAATATAAGGAAATGAGGAATAGGACCCATGCAAAATACAAAGAACGAAGATAGAGACAATTATTCTCCTATAACGAAGAACGAGGCAGAGACAGAAATTAATTTTGAGGGCAAAGACGGGGAGTAGGGAGACATCTTCCGCCTCCGCCCCGCCCCATCGACATCCCTACGATAAGGATTcaacttttcaaaataaaggaCCAACCATGACCCATGCTATTTATGAGAGTCCCCAAAATGGTCCTTGAGATtggcgtcgtgcactaaaatcatttctgagattccaattgcactgATTACGGACTAAATCCCCATAGTGGATCCCCAGATTCAGCCCGTGCACCAATTTTGCCCCTGAGATTCTAATTGCACTGTTTATGTCCCCCAGATTCCGATTCGAGCACCATAATGGTCCTTCGGAGATTTTCCGGCGTGACTCAGCGACGGCGTTGCTTATGTGGCACAGCCACTGCCACGTTGGAGAGTCAGAACGACGTCGTTTCATGGGGCAAAACGATTGAAAGCCCACACGTCGCCGTTTTGATCATAGTGAGAGTAGTAGTAACTTGGGCAAAGGGTTTGGTATTCGTTACGtcttctcctccatattttctcacCTCTCTCAACGCTTGGTCTCCTCCTCCATAAGCAGTAGCGACAGGCAAGGGCACTGCTGCTCGTTTAAGCTAGCTTCAAGgtacaaattttattatattttttgaattttttggatCATGTTTCATTCCTGATATGGCCGATTGTTAAAGTTACTTGAACATGATGCATGTAGTTTGTGTTAGAATCCACTGCCTGTTAGGGTTTTAGTGTTTTCCTTCTTCAAACCAGTAATGCATGCTCTATTTCTTGTGAAAAGAACAGGGGTTAATCTCTGGTGGTGTGTAATATCTAAGTTATTTGTTGTTTTTGTGTTGCATGCGTGGTAAATTTTaagcatttcctctgttatgttGCAGATGAACGCCGAATTGTTAGACATAATGTTTCATCATGGGGGAAATTTTGAGAGGGGGAAGGATGGGAGATGGACATACACACCTGACAATAGGCATTGTTTGGGTGATCTGGATGTGGACAGGTTGGATGTATTCTACCTGAGAAATTACTTCAAAGAGCTAGGCTATGAGACCATGAAGGAGGTTTGGTGGCAGGTCCCTGGGATGAGCCTGGAAGTAGGTTTGAGGCGTTTAGACTCTGATAATGAGTTGAGAAAGCTGTGTAATCATGGTGGAAAGAACAATGGGGTAGTGGATGTCTACATTGAACATGGCATTTCAGAACCTGAAATAGTACAAGGAGAGGATGTTGTTATGCATGTTGATGACGAGGTGAGggatcttggagagcaagccaagtcAAATGTCAGGATGGTGAAAGACCCCCCTGTCAAACCTACCACCGAGAAGGACCCTCCTAGGAGTTTAAGCATGGTAACATACAAGCCCCAAGCTAAAGAGGCGTTACTGAAGAAGAGCAATGTGAATTCTAACATGGAGTCCCAGCCTAAGCCTAAGTCAAAGTGTAAGCCTAAGACAGTTCCCAAACCCAAACCCATGCCCAGACAGAACAATGTAACTAGGACTAGGAGATATTTTCTAAGGTCTGTAGGAAAAGGTATTTCAAAAGCAAAGGAAAATGCTAGTGATCATGTTCTTTTATCCTCTGACTCAGACTCTCATGACAGCTACGAGAGTGCTGAGGACGAGGCCTATAAGCCACAAGAGCCGGATGATAGCTCAGATGAATCGGGCACTGGATATACTATTCCTTCACAGAAGAAGAAAGTCAAGAAACCCAATGCAAGGAAGAAGGTCCAGGCTGAGAGTGGAAAGGAAAAAGGGAAGGCCAAGGTCTGTGTTGATGATGATGGATTTGTGGAAGACGTTTCTGATGAAGATGTGGACATTGGATTTGTGGGGGGAGGTATAAAGGGGGATAACCATGATGCTTTTGATCCGGGGTCAGAATCGGATGGTGGCAATTCGTGGCACTCTTTGGAGATGAAAACACCACCTAATTCAGAGGATGAGCTGGTTGGAGAAGAAAGTTCAGATGAGGTATTTCCGATGTTTAGACAGGGTGCTAGATTCGGGGAACTACATTTAGAAGTCGGGATGAAGTTCAATACTAAGTGGGAGTTCAAGGAGGCAGTGAGGGAGTTCACTATACAAGAAGGGAGACGGATGAGGTTTAGGAAGAAAGATGGTAAAAGGGTGAGGGCAGTATGTAAGGTGAAAGATTGCAAGTGGGTTGTGTACGTATCAAGGGACCACGAAGACAGTTGCTGGCAAGTTAAGACTTTCTTCAATGACCACACTTGTCCACGAGAGGATAAAAACAGGGTAGcaaatagaaattgggttgcaGGTAAGTTGGTAAAAAAACTAAGGAAATATCCCAATTTCAGGAACTGTGAGGCTACAACATATTTCAAGACGAAATATGACTTGTCGCTCAATAGGAACTCTATATCACAGGCACTGTGTGATGCTAGAAATATAGTCTATGGGGATGCCAAGGAGCAACATGCTATGCTTAGGGACTATGGTGAAACACTATTGAAAACAAACTCGGGATCAACTGTTCAGATATGCACAAAGCCACAGCCTAGTGGTGAGGTCATATTTGAGAGGATGTATGTCTGCTTGAGTGGCTGCAAGTCAGGTTTCAAGGCTGGCTGTCGTCCGTTAATTGGACTTGATGGGGCTTTTCTAAAAACTGTTTTCGGGGGGCAAATTCTATCGGCTGTTGGACAAGATGCTAATCATCATGTCTATGTCATTGCCTGGGCAGTTGTGGAAGTGGAGAACTTTGAGAATTGGAAGTGGTTTCTAGAGTTGCTACATGAGGATCTTGGAGACTACAAGACCCATGGGTGGAACTTCATCTCTGATATGCAAAAGGTAATTTCTTACTGAAACCTTAATCCTTACTCTCACATAAGTTTAAATGTGTAAAACTGTGTTAGCTTGATGTAGTGCATATAGTGCAGTATACTGCCATATTGTGATGATACCTAAGATACAATTGTTTGATACAATTGTGATGATACCTTTGTGGTATATACTGTGGTGTATACTGTGAATACTGCTCTTATCTAATTGTTTGATTACGTACTATACCATGATGGTGTGCTGTTAGGTACTATTATGGTGATCGATTTTCAAAGTTAGGGACTATTATGGTGAACGATTGGCAAAGTTAGGGACTATTATGGTTATCGTTATGCAAAGTTAGGGACTATTATGGTGATCGATTTTCAAAGTTAGGGACTATTATGGTAACATAATGCTTGATATCTTTAGGGATTACTGCCTGCTATGAAAGCCGTGATGCCTAATGTGGGACACCGATTCTGTATCTGACACTTGTGGCAAAATTTCAATAAGCAGTGGAAGGACCTGGAGCTTAGGGGACTGCTATGGGAGTGTGCTAGAGCTACAACATTTCAAGAGTTTAAGGTACATAAAGCCACTTTTTTTTGAAACTGGAGTTAGCTTACATGGACTTCTTTCCCAACTATTAGCTGTTGAATTTCAGGAATACATGGATAGGATAAAGCGGCTGAACGAGGACGCATGGAAGTATCTTGACAAGTGGCCAAGGGAGGCATGGACGAGGTCACAGTTCAGGCACAACCCGAAATTGGACTCGATTTGCAACAACGCCTGTGAGGTTTTCAATTCAAAGATCAAAGAAGCAAGGGGCAAGCCTATACTTACTCTTCTAGAAGAGGTGAGAATGTTTGTCATGAGGACTATGGCTAAGAACAAGGTTAAGTTGGACAATCACCTGGGGCTGTTACCACCCGTAATCAAAAGTAGGTTAGAAAAGGTGAGGAAAGAGTCCAGACATTGGCATGCTATATGGTCTGGAGATACTGGATATGAGAAGTTTGAGGTCCATGGGCGTCCAACAAATCATGTGGTAGACCTGGGGAAAAGATTATGTACCTGCCAGTTCTGGATGTTAACAGGTTATTCTCTCCCACCCACTTACCTTTGCTCATTTAATTTTACACTAgtgttataaataattttttatttaacctAAGCTGGAAGTAAACTGGACTTGTAGGGATTCCATGCGTTCATGCTTGTGCAGCACTGGCCAGAGTCAACAAGCACCCAGAGGATTTCTGCCATAAGTTGATAACCATGGAGTCTTACAAGGAAACATACAAGTACCACATCAATCCTATACCTGGCCAAGCCTTCTGGGAACAAAGTCAGTTTAACAAGCCATTGGCACCACCAATCAAGAGGAAGCCAGGGAATCTTCAAACAAAGAGGAGGAAGGACTCAGATGAAGTCTCAAGTTCTAGCAAGAAATCTAAGCCAGTAACAGCCTTGAAAAGACAGCTTCGGCCTTTCACATGTAAGTACTGCTTGCAAAAGGGTCACACCAAGAGAGGATGTGAAAAGAAAAGAGCAGCTGATGCTGCTCAAGCTGCAGCTGATGCTGCAGCTGCTGCAAAGGCAGCAGAGGCTGCTAAAGCCCCTAAAAATGCTAGTGCACAAGCAACTGCAACTGCCCAGGCCACCACAACTGACACTGCAACTGCCTCTGCATCTGCCAGTGCCACTGCAACTGCTACTCCAAATGCAACTACTACTGCTACAGCTATGGCTAATGCTAATATTACCATCAATTCTACTCCTATTGGTCAAGCATCAGAAATTGATCTGTCACAGCCAATTTGTTCTGAACCAGAAGACTCTCAAAAGGTACAATTTTAATTCTATAATAAGCCTTTGTAATTCATGGAGTAAAAACTCTGAAAAAGGTTTAGTGAGTGATAATGTTTGGTATTTATTTCTGGTTTGAAATTTGTGTAGTTCACTGAAGTAACCGGGGAACCAGCCACAAGACCTGCCAAACTGCCTACTAGAAGAAGGTAACCTCCAACAACCCCTTCTACAGCACTGGACCCAATGAAGGGTGCGAGTTCTGCCACTGCTTCACGATTCACAAATTTTCTGAAGTTTGTGCCAACTCCTGGATTTAAGCACCCCCGAAAGAAGTGAACTTTCATATTAGGACATTAGGACATTTTGCTTGTCAACTGTTTGTTTTTTGTTAAAAGATACAGTGACTACGCTCACTCTAAACAATGGTTCATTTTGTTGATTACTAATCAAGTATGTCATGCTACTTGTTCAATTACTTATGGTTGTAATGTGTTAAAACTATGAATAGTTTGCCATATTTTGGTATTGATCAATTAATACTGTCCATGGTTTGGATCAATCTTGCTGTTACTTATTTACAAGTTCTTTTACTTCATCCAACATGATATTATATTATATCAAAGTAAGATGATTTACACAAACCTTGTTATGTTACCACATAATAGTTTCATTCATTAATTTGGAAACTGCATTACATTGACATGTTCTCAACCCTTTAATAGCACCAATCCTACAAAAACAACAATTACTAAGAACCCAAATCCAAGAACATGAGTTATGAATTTCAGATTCCTAATGTCTGCCTCCATCTTGCCCATCCGCCATGCAAAGTTCATCTTCCTGTCACCATCATCATCTCCTGCAACAGCTCCTTCAGACAACTCCTCTTGCACAGAATCAGCCCAGACGAATAACCCACACCATGTTTTTCCACTTGTCTGCAACCAACCAAAATaatcaaccaaaaaaaaattttcaatcagcTACAAATTATTAAACTTTACTCACATTATAGTTGGGGCAACCAAAGAAGGGCTTGTTAGGATGCGACTCCGTCCCAGACCACCTTAGCACCGGGCGACAACCACAGCCGCACCAGTCCGGAACCCGTCCATGCCTGCTTCGCGTCGTGCTTCTTCTCCAGTTCTCCGTCGACGATGACCGGTTGGAACTTCCTGCAACATGGCTCCCACTTCCTCTCATGGGGGACAGCTATCGGTGTACAGAAGAGATGCAGAAGAAGACGTTGATGGAGAGAACCACATTGAGGGAAGGCCAACGAAATTTTAGGGTTTAAAAATGAAGACAGGGACTAcattagggaattttatcacacATTCCATGTCATATGTACACTACAGCGTCCAACGTGGCAGTGGCTGTGTCACATAAGCAACGCCGTCGCTGAGTCACGCCGGAAAATCTTCGAAGGACCATTAAGGTGCTCGAATCGGAATCTGGGGGACATAAatagtgcaattggaatctcaggggCAAAATTGGTGCACGGGCTGAATCTGGGGGACCACTATGGGAATTTAGTCACCGATTACGTCTCTGAGATTGAGAAAAATGCACCATATTAGTCTCTGACCCATTTTCCCTtcacgacgtgatgacatggctgGATGACGTGGAtggtaagtgacacgtgtcactccatgatttggccacgtgtaatgatatgatgtggtgaccagtgacacgtggaaTGCTGACGTGGATAgatgtgccacgtgtcacaatgttatttggccacgtgtctgtttgtgccacgtgtcgcaacagtattcgtccacgtgtcatctattatgtcatcgttgtagatgcaccaaattagtctctcaccacattcaatttcagggactaaaatgagtcacttaatgcaaagtgagagactaatttggtgcatctacaaCGATTACctatggatgacacgtggacgaatactgttgcgacacgtggcacaaatggacacgtggccaaataacattgtgacacgtggcacaactatctacgtcagcatgccacgtgtcactggtcatcACATCATCATttcattacacgtggccaaatcatggagtgacacgtgtcacttaccaTCCACGTCATCtagccatgtcatcacgtcgtaaAGGAAAAATGGGTCAGAAACTAATATGgtgcatttttttcaatctcagaGATGTAATCGGTGCAATTGAGATCTCAAAaacgattttagtgcacgacgccaATCTCAAAGACTATTTTGGGTTTAACTCCAATTTATGATTCAACCATTCTTTGTACTGTTTTGACTTTTGAATACAGAAAACAATAATTCAATGATGATACCCGACATGGCTACAAATATCTAACTAGAAGTTGATGTTTGTGCCTTTGTGTGGATGATATTGTATGATAGAATAGTTCTTAATTAAAAAACTGAATTGACATGTGTCCTCGTTTTCaaagatttattattattattatatctaACAAGATAATCTTTGGAAGAGattaccaaaataaaaaagaagtaaaTAAATATTTAACTATGACATTGAATAAGAATAATAACACGTtttttatattgataattattttaataaaaatattaaaaatattttttataataattttgattttaaaaagtataatttatttattttgttacattttaaataaaaataatatttttataataacaattataaaattttttttgaaatatctactttttatattttgtttatattCAACAACTTTTTTTTGTCATGATGGCGAAACATTATGAGTCATAATgcctaattaattaatattatcatACTTTAGAGTATATTATTCAAATTGTTTAACAATCTTCTATGCATTTTTACGTGTCATTTAGCTTTTAGTAAGATAGTATCTAAAAATTATattcttaacaaaaataattttaaaatatttaaataataaataaNNNNNNNNNNNNNNNNNNNNNNNNNNNNNNNNNNNNNNNNNNNNNNNNNNNNNNNNNNNNNNNNNNNNNNNNNNNNNNNNNNNNNNNNNNNNNNNNNNNNNNNNNNNNNNNNNNNNNNNNNNNNNNNNNNNNNNNNNNNNNNNNNNNNNNNNNNNNNNNNNNNNNNNNNNNNNNNNNNNNNNNNNNNNNNNNNNNNNNNNNNNNNNNNNNNNNNNNNNNNNNNNNNNNNNNNNNNNNNNNNNNNNNNNNNNNNNNNNNNNNNNNNNNNNNNNNNNNNNNNNNNNNNNNNNNNAAAATCGGTTAACAAATTTTCAAATAGTAGAGTCGTTTTGTATAAATAAGCAATGCTAATTAAATACTAATGCCTAGAAATTGGGATTAAGAATTGCACGTGAGGCTGCGGAGTACAGAGCAGTGAATGAAAATGGCTTCCAATTCCAAAAAATGGTGTTACTTTTTTCAATTAGTGCTTCTCTGTCTCACACTTTTGTTGCAGATAGCATCTAATCAAATTGAAGCAGGTGGTTCAA from Arachis ipaensis cultivar K30076 chromosome B02, Araip1.1, whole genome shotgun sequence harbors:
- the LOC107627584 gene encoding uncharacterized protein LOC107627584; the protein is MWDTDSVSDTCGKISISSGRTWSLGDCYGSVLELQHFKSLRYIKPLFFETGVSLHGLLSQLLAVEFQEYMDRIKRLNEDAWKYLDKWPREAWTRSQFRHNPKLDSICNNACEVFNSKIKEARGKPILTLLEEVRMFVMRTMAKNKVKLDNHLGLLPPVIKSRLEKVRKESRHWHAIWSGDTGYEKFEVHGRPTNHVVDLGKRLCTCQFWMLTGIPCVHACAALARVNKHPEDFCHKLITMESYKETYKYHINPIPGQAFWEQSQFNKPLAPPIKRKPGNLQTKRRKDSDEVSSSSKKSKPVTALKRQLRPFTCKYCLQKGHTKRGCEKKRAADAAQAAADAAAAAKAAEAAKAPKNASAQATATAQCHCNCYSKCNYYCYSYG
- the LOC110269275 gene encoding uncharacterized protein LOC110269275 produces the protein MNAELLDIMFHHGGNFERGKDGRWTYTPDNRHCLGDLDVDRLDVFYLRNYFKELGYETMKEVWWQVPGMSLEVGLRRLDSDNELRKLCNHGGKNNGVVDVYIEHGISEPEIVQGEDVVMHVDDEVRDLGEQAKSNVRMVKDPPVKPTTEKDPPRSLSMVTYKPQAKEALLKKSNVNSNMESQPKPKSKCKPKTVPKPKPMPRQNNVTRTRRYFLRSVGKGISKAKENASDHVLLSSDSDSHDSYESAEDEAYKPQEPDDSSDESGTGYTIPSQKKKVKKPNARKKVQAESGKEKGKAKVCVDDDGFVEDVSDEDVDIGFVGGGIKGDNHDAFDPGSESDGGNSWHSLEMKTPPNSEDELVGEESSDEVFPMFRQGARFGELHLEVGMKFNTKWEFKEAVREFTIQEGRRMRFRKKDGKRVRAVCKVKDCKWVVYVSRDHEDSCWQVKTFFNDHTCPREDKNRVANRNWVAGKLVKKLRKYPNFRNCEATTYFKTKYDLSLNRNSISQALCDARNIVYGDAKEQHAMLRDYGETLLKTNSGSTVQICTKPQPSGEVIFERMYVCLSGCKSGFKAGCRPLIGLDGAFLKTVFGGQILSAVGQDANHHVYVIAWAVVEVENFENWKWFLELLHEDLGDYKTHGWNFISDMQKVLLW